The stretch of DNA tcaatttaaattcataaacCCCCAATCATATATTGATTTTCCAATTTCTTTAACATGTGAGCGCGATGGAACCTCCGTCCTCACTGCGGGTGGGATAAAACCACCATCCCCGCAATATCTCCTCCGGTTAACTAAGTGTTTAATCCAAGAATAATGAAATTTAGTTTATTGGACTTAGCCACACCCTATTCAGGGATTAAAAATGAGTTATCAAACTTAATTTAAGGGTTACATGAATTTAAAAGCATGTCGAGAAGGCCAAACAGTCAAAAATAAGGTTTCTTCAAGAAAGCaggacttgtgcgtacgcaccatGTCGTGCGTAAGCACGACTTGCAAAAACTCCTGATTGTGCATACGCACGAGCATTTTCACCGGTTCTGTGTAGTGCGCACGTACCAAACTGTGCATGGGTACGCATACCAAAATTTCTGGTTTTCTGCAGAATCTCTATTTTCAGATTTTTATATCAGTTTTCACTcgttcataacttcctctataaaatttcttttttcttccgtTCTTATACTGTTTTAGAGCTCTTTTCACTAGCTTTAACTTAAGATAGATTTCATACAAATCCAACTTTCGAGCGCCAAGTTatcaaaattctattttttatcaaCTTTACCAAATTTTACCAAAAACTCAACCCAATTCAATTTCAAACCACTCTAAAGCTATTTCTAAACATTATCAATACTTACTTATCAATCTCTATCCATTCCCTATGCAAACGAGCTTCACCACAATCAATCAAATTTCCAAAGTTTCCATCAACAAACCAATACCAACAATCTAATCATTCAACCAATCCACAACACAACAATGATCCAACTTACCATCACTTACCGAATAGGAGATGCCTCACTCTATCATAGCATCAGGCCAAGATTTTCACACCATAACACTCGTTACTAATTCATTCATATCACAACATTCATATCCAATTCACACAATCATGTTAAACTACAGTCCATCATTAACATACATCATTTAACGCTATTCTAGGGCAATTAACCTAGGTTTTCACATAGCGTTACACAATGTCTATCCAAAATTATGACTCGTACCTTCGTTGATGGTGGTCTTAACTTAAAAAAACTCTTCTCCGGTAATTTCAATGTCCATCGGTTCAAGCCCACCAAATTCCTCACCAATGTGATCCTTGACTCAATTTCGAATCGGATTTACACCAAGATAATCCAATCTGCATCAATATAAGCCAACCCAATCTTATTCAATCTAACCACATTTAATTTTCACAACATTCACACTAGGTTCATAACTCAAATTTgggaaaaataaagagaaaaggtCCTTTACCTTATTTCTCGTAGTCTTGGGTCAAAATCTCGCTAGAACTTAAGATTGAGTCTCCCCTAAATGTTGAAAAATCGAATTTCCTTAATACCCAAACTAAAAATGCAAAATTGAAGAGAAATGGAGAATGGGGCAAGAATCTTGAAGTTTCTTACCACaataattagataaaattgAAGAGCGTGACAAGAGCAATGCGTGACCGCAAACGACTCGTCAATCGGAACTACGATTTAGAAGTTACGAGCaattgaagatgatgatgatgaagatgatgatgattttctaCTCGTATGGATTCGTTGATGGCCAATAGTCCATCTTGAGTGGGGGGAGGAGGGGGGTGCTTGGCTCGTCCACCATATGTTGTGACCTGCAAAAAGATGGTGACAATAGAGTATAAGAGATGAGAGTGGGGTTAGTTTTAAAAATTCGACCCCACGATGGGCGCCAAATATTCTTGTGTGAGTAACCGGCTCCAAGGTATAACTCGTCTTGCTCCTCAGACTGGATGAGATATACGTCGACTCTTCTACGAATGGCAGAAGTGGccacctgcaaaggcactccaatGCTCAAGTTAGAGAGAGTGTAAGGTGGTAGATATGATATTCAAAGTGAATAGCTTACCTTTTTCGTCTCGGGAGTTTGTGTATTATATAGCTGTTTGTGTTGGGAATAGTTTTTTGATATTCTCGAAAGTGCTAAGGATGTTATCCTAATTATGTTGTGACTATCTCTGAGTGAGAGTTGATTGTGTAGAATAAGTTCATTAGGAGGGTTTGACCATGTGTTTTACTTTGATTCCATGTGGTTTGTTATGCACGTTTACTATAGTTCTGGTTTATAAGTAGGCTCAGGTTGGGTTTATAAGTAACGGATCACAGCCCTCAGGCTTGACCTGCAATATTTTCCAATAAGACAGGTTGAGCTTTTTGTCATGCTGACCTATAAATCGGTTATCTGGAGATGAGGGTAGCCCCCAAGCTCAAtttgttttggatgaaaattttGTCAATTTGTAATattgttaaattatatatacacattaaagtaataatatataattttatatatatattttgatttattcgTTTGTCTATACAAAAAAATTGTGAGTTCgcaaaatgatttttttatcaaGTTCCTAGTTTCTATTTTTTAGGGAAcagaaaatataattaattatacggATACTCatttagatttttaataaattagaaaccAAAAGACAAAGAAACCTAAAGggataaaaataatgaaatatagTGTGGCGGTATAGAGCACCTTTGTATTCACAAATCATAATGGTCATTGGTCAATGATAATGAACAAAGAGAGCCCGAGAGGAACAGGAAGAGTTTTTCCCAAAAGAAAATCTCttgaaaaatttgatttacttCTTTCTCTTAAATAGCAAATTGGTTTGTTCATCGATCTACTTTGAAAAATTCAATTGCTTTGAAGTctgatctttttttttctggGAGTCAATTATCAagtaagttatattttttatgttctttcaattttttttctctttttgttgatttttttaatctttagagttcttttttattgattgttcaacacatttatttttttactaacagTATCATGGAAAATTCTGAACTTGAAAATCAATTGTTAGTGTCTGTTTCAAATGAAAACGGAAATAATATACAAAATGAAGAACTACTTCTTCCTATTGATGGAATATCATCACCAGAAATACAAGTGGAACTTGAAGCAGAAGCATTAGACAACAATGAAGGAGAAAATCAAAGTGGAGAAGATAAAGAGGTAGAAGACAATGAAGATAAGGGTGttattcacaaaaataaaaggaagaaaACCTTCTTTGTCTGGCAACATTTTAAAGAAGTGAAATCGTCTAATGGGGTTGTGAAGAATCAATGTGttaattgcaaaagaaaatatGCTATAACTTACTCAAAAGCTACAAGTCAATTGAATAGGCATTTGAAGAACAATTATCCTGGCTACAGAAAAATGGTGTtggcaaaacaaaaaaaattgaacttcCCTCAAAGCGATTCAGCAGGGCATCCAAATTTCATTGGTCATATGTTAGTAACTCCTGGTAGAAAGTATGATCATGCAAGACAAAGAGAAGAAACTGCACATTGGTTAATGATGCACGAGCATTCATTCAGCATTGTTGAAGAATTTGGTTTTTCATTGATGATGAAGTGCAATAATACAACTTATGAGAAGATTGGTAGAAAAACGTTGAAAAGTGATTGTCTCAAAGTATATGAAGCTGAAAAGAAGAAGTTAAAGGCAAGTTTAAAAGATGTGAGTAAAATCAGTTTAACTACTGATTTGTGAAAATCACAGAACCAGAAAATTGAGTATATGGTTATCACAGGTCATTATATTGATACAAATTGGATACTGCAAAAACGAGTTCTTAGTTTTGTTTATGTCCCTCCACCTCGACGTGGTGTTGATATTGCAGATGCCATTTTCAAATGTCTTATTGAATGGGGTATCGAATCAAGATTTATTATATATCTGTAGATAATGCATCCTATAATGACTCATGCTTAAGGACATTGAAGGACATGATTTCAAGGCATAGAAAATTACTTTGTGGAGGAAAGTTATTTCATGTGTGATGTTGTGCACACATCTTAAACTTACTTGTTCAAGATGGATTGGAGGAAATAGCAGGAACAATTGAAAATATACGTGAGAATGTGAAGTTTATCAATCAGTCTGAGGCAAGGTTGCGTACATTCTCCGAGATTGTTCAACAATTGCAACTTCCTGGgagaaaattgattcttgactGTCCTACACGATAAAATTCAACTTATCAAATGATATTTACAGCATTGCACTTTAAAGAAGTCTTCCCTCGATTCCAAGATCGTGAGCCAAATTATAGATATCTTCCTGACCACGAAGAATGGGATAAAGTTGAAAAAATAGCTGAAGTTCTACAAGTGATCAATTGTGCAACCAATATCATATCTGGAAGTGAATATCCTACTGCCAACCTTTATCTTACTGAGGTATTTCgcattaaattaattttggatgAAGCTGTTAATAGTGGACCTTTTTTCATCAAGGAAATGGCTGCcaaaatgaaactaaagttTAATAAATATTGGAGTGAATGTAACCTTCTCATGGCTATTGCTACT from Arachis duranensis cultivar V14167 chromosome 4, aradu.V14167.gnm2.J7QH, whole genome shotgun sequence encodes:
- the LOC107486289 gene encoding zinc finger BED domain-containing protein DAYSLEEPER-like; the encoded protein is MENSELENQLLVSVSNENGNNIQNEELLLPIDGISSPEIQVELEAEALDNNEGENQSGEDKEVEDNEDKGVIHKNKRKKTFFVWQHFKEVKSSNGVVKNQCVNCKRKYAITYSKATSQLNRHLKNNYPGYRKMVLAKQKKLNFPQSDSAGHPNFIGHMLVTPGRKYDHARQREETAHWLMMHEHSFSIVEEFGFSLMMKCNNTTYEKIGRKTLKSDCLKVYEAEKKKLKNQKIEYMVITGHYIDTNWILQKRVLSFVYVPPPRRGVDIADAIFKCLIEWDGLEEIAGTIENIRENVKFINQSEARLRTFSEIVQQLQLPGRKLILDCPTR